A part of Helicobacter fennelliae genomic DNA contains:
- the dnaA gene encoding chromosomal replication initiator protein DnaA, whose translation MIWDEVLIRIKEEVTPYDFDTYISQMIYDENSSKTDLAVFFVSNIYIAQWIQSKYAEKIIHIFETITKIKPEIRINITKDKHNVKNSKTKNSKTKKQSLLLTQYTFDNFVVGESNNHAFIVAQKVAQIQGKAFNPVLIYGRTGLGKTHLLNAIGNYVDAHNKNVIYITTEEFMNDYLKHLHHTHTMDTFRDIYRNCDYLLIDDIQFLGGKNQLQEEFFNTFDALYKTQKQIVMTSDKAPKQIIGLEERLRSRFEGGMLIEITPPEIETKIRIIMQKCQDNRINMDKDVINFLAENISENVRQIESIIGKLNFNAGIANQPIDIPMAKNALKEIQKEHSEEITLEKIINIIARELNIKPSEITSKSRVSKIAQARHITIYLTRTLSSAVNSMAILAQKLNMKDHSAISKAYTQISKKIKNDENLKRLVNDLKNKIQNEQNEA comes from the coding sequence ATGATTTGGGACGAAGTGCTTATCCGCATAAAAGAAGAGGTAACTCCGTATGATTTTGATACCTATATATCACAAATGATATATGATGAAAACTCGTCAAAGACGGATTTAGCAGTGTTTTTTGTATCAAATATTTATATCGCTCAATGGATACAATCCAAATACGCCGAAAAAATTATTCACATCTTTGAAACCATTACAAAAATCAAGCCTGAAATCAGAATCAACATCACCAAAGATAAGCATAATGTGAAAAACTCAAAAACAAAAAACTCAAAAACAAAAAAGCAAAGCCTGCTTCTCACGCAATACACTTTTGATAATTTTGTCGTAGGGGAGAGCAATAATCACGCTTTTATCGTCGCTCAAAAAGTAGCCCAAATACAAGGAAAAGCTTTTAATCCAGTGCTTATTTATGGGCGGACAGGACTTGGCAAAACGCACCTTTTAAATGCCATTGGAAATTATGTCGATGCGCATAATAAAAATGTCATCTACATCACGACAGAGGAATTTATGAATGATTACCTCAAACATCTTCATCACACCCACACAATGGATACTTTTAGAGATATTTATAGAAATTGTGATTATTTGCTTATTGATGATATTCAGTTTTTGGGAGGTAAAAACCAGCTTCAAGAGGAGTTTTTTAATACATTTGATGCATTATACAAAACCCAAAAACAAATCGTAATGACAAGCGATAAAGCCCCAAAGCAAATCATCGGGCTAGAAGAACGTCTGCGATCGAGATTTGAGGGTGGAATGCTTATTGAAATCACCCCACCAGAAATTGAGACAAAAATTCGGATCATCATGCAAAAATGCCAAGATAATAGAATCAATATGGATAAGGATGTGATTAATTTTTTGGCAGAAAATATCAGCGAAAATGTGCGACAAATCGAAAGTATCATAGGAAAGCTTAATTTCAACGCAGGAATCGCAAACCAACCCATAGACATACCAATGGCAAAAAACGCACTTAAAGAAATCCAAAAAGAGCATTCCGAAGAAATCACACTCGAAAAAATCATAAACATTATCGCCAGAGAGCTCAATATCAAACCAAGCGAAATCACAAGCAAATCAAGAGTATCAAAAATCGCACAAGCAAGACATATCACAATCTACCTCACACGCACGCTTTCTTCAGCGGTGAATTCAATGGCAATCCTAGCCCAAAAGCTCAATATGAAAGACCATAGTGCCATAAGCAAAGCCTACACACAAATCAGCAAAAAAATCAAAAACGATGAAAACCTCAAACGACTTGTCAATGATTTGAAAAACAAAATACAAAATGAGCAAAATGAAGCATAA
- the thiD gene encoding bifunctional hydroxymethylpyrimidine kinase/phosphomethylpyrimidine kinase, with protein sequence MNAQTTKLIPILTVAGSDCSGGAGVQADLKTFSAHNLFGMSVILSIVAENTVRVISSFDVPTKSIDEQFEAVFEDIPPQAIKIGMLGSSEIIQCVAQNLKTYKPNNIVIDPVMFAKNGFPLMPESTRAEFKSSMLTFADILTPNLPEASELCGFAISTIDDMKKAALTLHQMGAKSILIKGGHKEGNADDVFYDGKEFHIFSAPKVATKNTHGTGCTLSSAIASNLALGKSYKQSIKLAKEYVFGAILHSLNLGKGNGPTNHFYRFYGDKKSVKNF encoded by the coding sequence ATGAACGCACAGACGACAAAGCTTATTCCGATTTTGACCGTGGCGGGAAGCGATTGTAGCGGAGGAGCGGGCGTGCAAGCCGATCTCAAAACCTTTAGCGCGCACAATCTCTTTGGTATGAGCGTGATTTTAAGCATCGTTGCCGAAAACACCGTTCGCGTGATCTCTAGCTTTGATGTGCCGACAAAATCCATTGACGAGCAGTTTGAGGCGGTATTTGAGGATATCCCCCCACAAGCTATCAAAATCGGTATGCTAGGCTCAAGTGAGATCATTCAATGCGTGGCTCAAAATCTAAAAACCTACAAGCCAAATAACATCGTCATCGATCCTGTGATGTTTGCCAAAAATGGATTCCCGCTTATGCCAGAATCTACACGCGCAGAGTTTAAGTCCTCTATGCTGACTTTTGCTGATATTCTCACGCCAAATCTACCCGAAGCAAGTGAGCTGTGCGGATTTGCGATCAGCACGATCGATGATATGAAAAAAGCTGCGCTCACCTTGCACCAAATGGGCGCAAAATCAATCCTCATCAAAGGCGGACACAAAGAAGGCAATGCTGATGATGTATTTTACGATGGCAAGGAGTTTCATATATTTTCTGCTCCAAAGGTCGCCACCAAAAACACTCATGGCACGGGTTGCACGCTCAGTAGCGCAATCGCCTCAAATCTCGCCCTTGGAAAATCCTATAAACAATCCATTAAACTTGCCAAAGAATATGTATTTGGAGCAATTTTGCACTCTCTTAACCTTGGCAAGGGTAATGGTCCGACAAATCATTTTTATAGATTCTATGGAGATAAAAAGAGCGTAAAGAACTTCTAG
- a CDS encoding prephenate dehydrogenase → MQAGIIGLGLIGGSMGLALRETKMFKRIFGFDINPLHCQQALSLGLVDECVDFNQIQECDVIFLATPLEAMIQVIKQFKTIAKTTTIIDLGGAKEKIIASIPKKIRKNFVCAHPMSGTENFGPNAALQGLFDGKIVILTDIEQSGEFQVALAKQIFVEIGMRIIKMDSKDHDKHIAFISHLPHIISFALANTVLSQEEPQNILALIGGGFKDMSRIAKSSPIMWRDVFIQNKENLLDCIDCFEKEIARAKTLLQNKDWEELVKWMAKANTLHDFL, encoded by the coding sequence ATGCAAGCAGGCATCATTGGGCTTGGTCTTATCGGCGGAAGTATGGGATTGGCACTAAGAGAGACAAAAATGTTTAAGCGCATTTTTGGGTTTGATATTAATCCTCTGCATTGCCAGCAGGCACTTTCTCTTGGGCTTGTTGATGAATGCGTGGATTTTAATCAGATCCAAGAATGCGATGTAATCTTTCTTGCGACACCACTTGAAGCGATGATACAAGTCATCAAACAATTCAAAACCATCGCCAAAACCACGACAATTATCGATCTAGGTGGCGCAAAAGAAAAAATCATCGCGTCCATTCCCAAAAAAATTAGAAAAAATTTCGTGTGCGCTCACCCGATGAGTGGCACTGAAAATTTCGGTCCAAATGCCGCACTTCAAGGGCTATTTGACGGAAAAATCGTAATCCTTACAGACATTGAGCAAAGCGGCGAATTTCAAGTCGCTTTGGCAAAGCAGATTTTCGTAGAAATCGGTATGCGGATTATCAAAATGGATTCTAAAGATCACGACAAACATATCGCTTTCATCTCTCATCTTCCGCATATTATTTCTTTTGCGTTGGCAAACACCGTCCTATCGCAAGAAGAGCCTCAAAACATTCTCGCGCTCATTGGCGGAGGCTTCAAAGATATGAGCAGGATTGCCAAAAGCTCGCCTATCATGTGGCGTGATGTGTTTATCCAAAACAAAGAGAATCTGCTTGATTGCATTGATTGCTTTGAAAAAGAAATCGCGCGAGCAAAAACTCTCTTGCAAAACAAGGATTGGGAAGAGCTTGTCAAATGGATGGCAAAGGCAAATACTTTGCATGATTTTTTGTAG
- a CDS encoding carbamoyltransferase family protein has protein sequence MKTQLGGGQKSPESSLESNNFSKDSTKANPIKAESINTDSANNFHISQSKSNSTKDSAFSLDSIDYFVFYDKPFLKFERLLETYLTTAPRGFASFIRAIPVWLKEKLFLKETLSRELSALYAELYPHKSKQELKAFKAKVIERLRFSEHHFSHASGAFYPSPFAESAILTIDGVGEWSTTSIAKGEKVREGAKIEILKELHFPHSLGLLYSAFTYYTGFKVNSGEYKVMGLAPYGTPKYAELIKRELIDIKPDGSFRLNMKYFSYTYGLKMTNARFDALFSHLKRDSEGTLTQEHMDLAASIQAVTEEIMLALARTALKVADSKNLCLSGGVALNCVGNGKIYKALKSEGVLEGLWIQPASGDAGSAIGCALGFYYENLREQGVCGGVDYSKNGAVDLSLRGNAKAIQNTESKSQKMDCHAEKSARNDVDSIESAMLFKTKINKAREDSNSKICDEKLPQRDSANEAHLGVRRSEAEAMRGDLSRKAELHLADSMRGAYLGLSFNNDEVESALNSLGATYERLPFSQVLERTAKALSEGKVVGWHQGRSEFGPRALGARSILGDARNTTMQKQMNLKIKYRESFRPFAPSVLSEHLSEYFELDCTSPYMLLVAPVAESKRKKISEQEQKLFGIEKLNCIRSEIPSVTHVDYSARIQSVHKETNPRYYALLSEFYKLTNCPVLVNTSFNVRGEPIVCTPEHSFACFMGCEMDMLVIEDFVLYKENQSEANVRKYRDLKESYELD, from the coding sequence GTGAAAACCCAATTAGGGGGGGGGCAGAAAAGTCCAGAATCTAGCCTAGAATCTAACAATTTTTCAAAAGATTCTACCAAAGCAAATCCTATAAAAGCAGAATCCATAAACACAGATTCTGCAAACAATTTTCACATCTCACAATCCAAGTCAAATTCTACAAAAGATTCTGCCTTTTCACTCGATTCTATCGACTACTTCGTTTTTTATGATAAGCCATTTTTGAAGTTTGAACGTCTGCTTGAGACTTATCTCACCACCGCGCCAAGGGGCTTTGCTAGCTTTATTAGAGCAATTCCTGTGTGGCTTAAGGAAAAGCTGTTTTTAAAAGAAACCTTGAGCCGCGAGCTAAGTGCGCTGTATGCGGAGCTCTACCCGCACAAGAGCAAGCAAGAGCTCAAGGCGTTTAAAGCAAAAGTGATCGAGCGTCTGCGCTTTAGCGAGCATCATTTTAGCCACGCTAGCGGGGCGTTTTATCCAAGCCCATTTGCAGAATCTGCGATACTTACCATCGATGGCGTGGGTGAGTGGAGCACGACAAGTATCGCCAAAGGCGAAAAAGTGAGGGAGGGTGCAAAGATAGAGATTCTAAAAGAGTTGCATTTTCCGCATTCTCTGGGGCTTTTATATTCTGCATTTACCTACTACACGGGCTTTAAGGTCAATTCTGGCGAATACAAAGTAATGGGACTTGCACCCTATGGCACGCCCAAGTATGCCGAGCTCATCAAACGTGAGCTTATCGATATCAAGCCTGATGGCAGCTTCCGCCTCAATATGAAGTATTTTTCCTACACTTATGGGCTAAAGATGACTAATGCGCGCTTTGATGCGCTTTTCTCGCACCTAAAGCGCGATAGTGAGGGCACGCTCACCCAAGAGCATATGGACTTAGCCGCGTCCATTCAGGCGGTAACTGAGGAGATAATGCTCGCACTCGCGCGCACTGCGCTAAAAGTCGCGGATTCTAAAAATCTCTGCCTTAGCGGAGGCGTGGCGCTAAACTGCGTGGGCAATGGCAAAATCTATAAGGCGCTAAAGAGTGAGGGCGTGCTTGAGGGGCTTTGGATACAGCCTGCAAGCGGCGATGCGGGCAGTGCGATAGGCTGCGCGCTTGGGTTTTATTATGAAAATTTACGCGAGCAAGGGGTTTGCGGGGGTGTGGATTATAGCAAAAATGGCGCGGTAGATTTGTCATTGCGAGGCAACGCCAAAGCAATCCAAAATACAGAATCTAAAAGTCAAAAAATGGATTGCCACGCGGAAAAGTCCGCTCGCAATGACGTAGACAGCATAGAATCTGCGATGCTTTTTAAAACAAAGATTAATAAAGCGCGTGAGGACAGCAATTCCAAGATTTGCGATGAGAAATTGCCACAAAGAGATTCTGCGAATGAGGCGCATTTGGGCGTGCGCCGCAGTGAAGCAGAAGCGATGCGTGGTGATTTATCGCGCAAAGCTGAATTGCATTTGGCAGACTCTATGCGCGGCGCATATTTAGGGCTCTCTTTCAATAACGATGAAGTAGAGAGTGCGCTAAATTCCCTTGGTGCTACATACGAGCGCCTGCCATTTTCACAAGTTTTAGAGCGCACCGCAAAGGCTTTAAGTGAAGGTAAGGTGGTAGGCTGGCATCAGGGTAGAAGCGAGTTTGGTCCTCGCGCTTTGGGCGCGCGCTCGATCCTCGGCGATGCGCGCAACACCACAATGCAAAAGCAGATGAATCTCAAAATAAAATACCGCGAATCCTTCCGCCCCTTCGCTCCAAGCGTGCTGAGCGAGCATTTGAGCGAATATTTTGAGCTTGATTGCACTTCGCCATATATGCTGCTTGTCGCGCCTGTGGCGGAATCTAAGCGCAAAAAGATTAGCGAGCAGGAGCAAAAGCTCTTTGGGATTGAGAAGCTAAACTGCATTCGCAGCGAGATTCCAAGCGTTACGCATGTGGATTATTCAGCACGCATTCAAAGCGTGCATAAGGAGACAAACCCACGCTACTACGCGCTTTTGAGTGAGTTTTACAAGCTCACAAACTGCCCTGTGCTCGTCAATACAAGCTTTAATGTGCGTGGAGAGCCCATTGTCTGCACGCCTGAGCATAGTTTTGCGTGCTTTATGGGCTGTGAAATGGATATGCTTGTGATTGAAGACTTTGTGCTGTATAAGGAAAATCAAAGCGAGGCAAACGTGCGCAAATATCGTGATTTGAAGGAATCGTATGAGCTGGATTAG
- a CDS encoding DUF5989 family protein, producing MILWVLKQRLRKRTLAVRDRESLRTIPQKRAKSQALLTKHKGVKMNLVKELWRFLKMRKKFWLFPLILVMLFLGALIVLAQGSAVAPFIYTIF from the coding sequence ATGATTTTGTGGGTTTTGAAGCAAAGATTGAGGAAGCGGACTTTAGCCGTCCGTGACCGAGAATCTTTGCGCACAATTCCGCAAAAGCGCGCAAAAAGCCAAGCACTTTTAACCAAACATAAAGGAGTAAAAATGAACCTCGTCAAAGAACTCTGGCGCTTTCTAAAAATGCGTAAGAAATTTTGGCTCTTTCCGCTTATCTTAGTAATGCTCTTCCTTGGTGCGCTCATCGTGCTAGCGCAAGGCAGTGCAGTCGCGCCATTTATTTACACAATTTTCTAA
- a CDS encoding carbamoyltransferase N-terminal domain-containing protein: MRALFDICEVRMFILGISAYYHDSAVCILRDDEILFALQEERLSRKKGDESFPKLALKSALDFLALKCENPIRGGAEKSRI; this comes from the coding sequence ATGCGGGCTTTATTTGACATTTGCGAGGTGCGTATGTTTATTTTAGGGATTTCTGCTTACTATCATGATAGCGCAGTGTGTATTTTGCGCGATGATGAGATACTTTTCGCGCTCCAAGAAGAGCGACTCTCTCGCAAAAAAGGCGATGAATCTTTCCCAAAGCTCGCTCTCAAAAGTGCATTAGATTTTTTAGCTTTAAAGTGTGAAAACCCAATTAGGGGGGGGGCAGAAAAGTCCAGAATCTAG
- a CDS encoding SxtJ family membrane protein, with protein MSALKAMKNHFAQIWHKNVSVKDLRMFLGIWAGICLVFALTPLLKGAQVRLWLLVLFGLCVACLFYPAPLRPLYRAWLIFGEIMGFCISRTILFVLFFGIFTPIGLVFRVMRRDCLAQHFELDAQSYFIDRKEGEMHSMREQF; from the coding sequence ATGAGCGCGCTAAAAGCTATGAAAAACCATTTTGCGCAGATCTGGCACAAAAATGTAAGTGTAAAAGATCTGCGTATGTTTTTAGGAATCTGGGCTGGGATCTGCCTTGTTTTCGCGCTCACGCCATTACTCAAAGGTGCGCAGGTACGTCTTTGGCTTCTTGTGCTTTTTGGATTATGCGTAGCTTGTTTATTTTATCCTGCCCCGCTTCGCCCGCTGTATCGCGCGTGGCTCATCTTTGGCGAGATTATGGGCTTTTGCATTTCGCGCACTATTTTGTTTGTGCTGTTTTTTGGGATTTTCACGCCAATTGGGCTTGTGTTTCGAGTAATGAGACGTGATTGCTTAGCTCAGCACTTTGAGCTAGACGCGCAGAGTTATTTTATTGATAGGAAAGAGGGAGAGATGCACTCAATGCGGGAACAATTCTAA
- a CDS encoding DNA methylase-type I restriction-modification system codes for MQSQNLNQSLNESLQAKYPHLELAILPLSQVNKDNESKRIDSEYFKKEYLEKINLLSKISTKLENLMTSGYYGILPKSDDYLENGLSLVRGKDIREFSLEISNLVKVPYDYFQERYQIHKNDILFLVKGYVDDADSVLFISEEPSEKMIFNGSVFKLQVKNINPAFLYVFMMTKYFTFQKVREVANNIINYNSLPTIKNFLIPQFSQDFQLEIQKLVQDSHKALEDSKRLYKEAQELLYKELELDFKNPLKSLLKSSLQAKKPSELANINDISKKYPHLNISVRPLSKSLYKSGRLDSEYYQSKYDLMETKIKDYKGGYCKLQNLVLNYSGGFAFSSDDYLENGDLALIRINNIKNADLDMSNAVYLKKQCEKLSPKDKVKQGDILISMSGSIGLSCLIKENIEAMTNQRILKISIKDFSGDVLVLLLNSIFCKLQFERIGTGGVQTNISSNDILNILIPKINPATQEQIALKIQKSFTLRAKSKDLLEYAKVKVEQNIQTPANQA; via the coding sequence ATGCAAAGTCAAAATCTAAATCAATCACTAAACGAATCCTTACAAGCTAAATATCCGCATTTAGAGCTTGCCATTCTCCCGCTCTCACAGGTCAATAAAGACAACGAAAGCAAACGCATAGATAGTGAGTATTTTAAAAAAGAGTATTTAGAGAAAATAAATCTATTGTCCAAAATTTCTACAAAATTAGAAAATTTAATGACAAGTGGATATTATGGAATTTTACCAAAAAGCGATGATTATTTAGAAAATGGTTTATCTTTGGTGAGAGGTAAAGATATAAGAGAGTTTAGCCTTGAAATTTCAAATTTAGTAAAAGTGCCTTATGATTATTTTCAAGAGCGTTATCAGATTCATAAGAATGACATTTTATTTTTGGTAAAAGGTTATGTGGATGATGCTGATAGTGTTTTGTTTATCAGTGAAGAACCAAGCGAAAAAATGATTTTTAATGGCTCTGTTTTTAAGTTGCAAGTTAAAAATATAAATCCCGCTTTTTTATATGTTTTTATGATGACTAAATATTTTACATTTCAAAAAGTAAGGGAAGTTGCAAACAATATCATCAATTATAATTCATTGCCAACCATAAAAAATTTTTTAATCCCGCAATTTTCGCAAGATTTTCAATTAGAAATCCAAAAGTTAGTCCAAGATTCACATAAGGCATTAGAAGACTCCAAAAGGCTTTACAAAGAGGCGCAAGAGCTTTTGTATAAAGAATTAGAGCTAGATTTTAAAAATCCACTCAAATCCTTGTTAAAATCATCATTGCAAGCAAAAAAGCCAAGCGAGCTAGCAAACATAAACGACATAAGCAAAAAATACCCGCATTTAAACATTTCTGTGCGCCCACTTTCAAAAAGCCTCTATAAAAGCGGGCGTTTAGATAGCGAGTATTATCAAAGCAAATATGATTTAATGGAAACTAAAATCAAAGACTATAAAGGCGGATATTGTAAATTGCAAAATTTGGTTTTAAATTATTCTGGTGGATTTGCTTTTTCTAGTGATGATTATTTAGAAAATGGAGATTTAGCACTCATTAGAATCAATAATATTAAAAACGCAGATTTAGATATGAGTAACGCTGTTTATCTTAAAAAACAATGCGAAAAATTAAGCCCAAAAGATAAAGTAAAGCAAGGCGATATTTTAATCTCAATGTCTGGTAGTATAGGACTTTCTTGTTTAATTAAAGAAAATATAGAAGCAATGACAAATCAGCGAATTTTAAAAATTTCTATCAAAGATTTTAGTGGCGATGTGTTAGTTTTGCTTTTAAATTCTATTTTTTGCAAATTGCAATTTGAGAGAATCGGCACAGGTGGAGTGCAGACAAATATTTCAAGCAATGATATTTTAAATATCCTAATCCCCAAGATAAATCCCGCCACGCAAGAACAAATCGCCCTAAAAATTCAAAAATCTTTTACTTTGCGCGCAAAATCAAAAGATTTACTAGAATACGCCAAAGTCAAAGTCGAGCAAAACATACAAACCCCTGCAAACCAAGCGTAG
- the rpsU gene encoding 30S ribosomal protein S21 translates to MPGIKVREGESFDEAYRKFKKQTDRNLVVTECRARRFFESKTEKRKKQKINAKKKMLKRLYMLRRYESRL, encoded by the coding sequence ATGCCCGGCATTAAGGTGAGAGAAGGCGAATCTTTTGATGAGGCGTATCGCAAATTCAAAAAGCAAACCGATAGAAATTTGGTTGTAACTGAATGCAGAGCGCGCAGATTTTTTGAGAGCAAAACAGAAAAGCGCAAAAAACAAAAGATCAATGCCAAGAAAAAAATGCTCAAAAGACTTTATATGTTGCGACGTTACGAGTCAAGATTATAA
- the ruvC gene encoding crossover junction endodeoxyribonuclease RuvC: MNILGIDPGSRNCGYAVILSEGRTLKLLEAGFIKIKERDLQSQILEFVEGIDLVLQTHKIDSVAIEDIFFAYNPKTVLKLAQMRGAISLKILQEIGNFYEYTPLQIKKSLTGKAKATKAQVSFMVKRLLGIKGEIKPLDITDAIAVAITHSQRMNLKSH; the protein is encoded by the coding sequence ATGAATATTTTGGGTATCGATCCGGGAAGTAGAAATTGTGGATATGCAGTGATCTTAAGTGAGGGCAGGACATTAAAGCTTTTAGAGGCTGGGTTTATTAAGATTAAAGAGAGAGATTTACAAAGTCAGATTCTAGAATTTGTCGAAGGCATTGATTTGGTGCTCCAAACGCACAAAATAGATTCTGTGGCGATTGAGGATATATTCTTTGCTTATAATCCTAAAACCGTCCTCAAACTCGCACAAATGCGCGGGGCAATCAGTTTAAAGATTTTGCAAGAGATTGGAAATTTTTATGAATACACGCCATTGCAAATCAAAAAATCACTCACAGGAAAGGCAAAAGCTACAAAAGCCCAAGTTTCATTTATGGTGAAGCGATTGCTTGGGATCAAAGGTGAAATTAAGCCGCTTGACATTACCGATGCAATCGCTGTGGCGATCACACATTCACAGCGAATGAATTTAAAATCACATTAG
- a CDS encoding SGNH/GDSL hydrolase family protein has product MKKSLLKNPLFWLILLVPLSAVILKLDGVLLRNYEFSIIPYFWIELCLFVVIILAFLRAKKHKLFFAYISIIPLCLCIGEIWGYFHQPQSTNKCQMQSFGNYNTDYVARDFITGYKANPNTKAQSKRMSGDEVIYDVIYESGENGYRKTPNSNANSQKCIVLFGDSFTTGEGVQGDETLGFYLNEYLKHSHKIINLGFHGYGPHQALALLQSTAVQEQTNDCQKIIAFYESIPQHIERANGFSPWEDRNAPRFRLSDGKIEWINKEKNLWSKLKNKLFYQLKKSYFFMYLQPRYKPKKTYNDLYFGILSEMDKTLQEQLGTRLHFILIDSHNLSDEREKQDERAIKEWLKNQDFPYFFASSMINDFATNRLKYAIHACDLHPNALMNSLFAKSLAQFIESSADSGVLDSTHLESNSRISQ; this is encoded by the coding sequence ATGAAAAAATCACTTCTCAAAAACCCACTTTTTTGGCTCATTTTACTTGTGCCACTCAGTGCGGTAATACTCAAACTCGATGGCGTGCTTTTGCGCAATTATGAGTTTTCTATCATTCCTTATTTTTGGATTGAGCTTTGTTTATTTGTGGTAATAATCCTTGCATTTTTGCGTGCAAAAAAACATAAACTTTTCTTTGCATATATAAGCATTATTCCATTATGTTTGTGTATAGGCGAGATTTGGGGGTATTTTCACCAACCACAAAGCACCAATAAATGCCAAATGCAATCCTTTGGAAACTACAATACTGATTATGTAGCACGCGATTTTATCACAGGCTATAAAGCAAACCCAAATACAAAAGCCCAATCAAAAAGAATGAGCGGAGATGAAGTGATTTATGATGTGATATATGAGAGTGGAGAAAATGGCTATCGCAAAACGCCAAATTCAAATGCTAATTCGCAAAAATGTATCGTGCTTTTTGGAGATAGTTTTACTACTGGTGAGGGCGTGCAAGGCGATGAAACACTTGGATTTTACCTCAATGAATATCTCAAGCATTCACACAAAATCATTAACCTTGGATTCCACGGATATGGACCTCATCAAGCCCTTGCGTTGTTACAAAGCACTGCAGTGCAAGAGCAGACAAACGATTGCCAAAAAATCATAGCTTTTTATGAGAGTATTCCACAACACATTGAGCGTGCAAATGGATTTAGCCCTTGGGAGGATAGAAATGCCCCTAGATTCCGCCTTAGCGATGGCAAGATTGAATGGATAAATAAAGAAAAAAATCTTTGGAGCAAACTCAAAAACAAGCTCTTTTATCAACTCAAAAAAAGCTATTTCTTTATGTATCTACAACCTCGCTACAAGCCCAAAAAAACTTACAATGACTTATATTTTGGGATTTTAAGTGAGATGGATAAAACATTGCAAGAGCAATTAGGCACAAGGTTGCACTTTATCCTCATAGATTCTCATAATTTAAGCGATGAACGTGAAAAACAAGATGAGCGAGCGATAAAAGAGTGGCTCAAAAATCAAGATTTTCCTTACTTTTTTGCAAGCTCTATGATAAATGATTTTGCGACAAATCGCTTAAAATACGCCATTCACGCTTGCGATTTGCACCCAAATGCGCTGATGAATAGCCTCTTTGCAAAATCACTCGCACAATTTATAGAATCTAGCGCAGATTCTGGCGTTTTAGATTCTACACATTTAGAATCTAATTCAAGGATTTCACAATGA